AACAAGAGCTAAAACTATTTCATGCTTTGTAATAACCGCAAGACTACCGAGTGCTCCACCAAGACTTAAAGAACCAACATCTCCCATAAAAACCTCAGCAGGATAGGAATTATACCATAAAAAGCCAAGACATGCACCAAGCATTGCACCGCAAAAAACAGCTAATTCTCCTGTTCCGGGGATATAAAGAACATAAAGATATTTAGCAAATACAGCATGCCCTGATATATAGAGAAGAACAGCATTTACAATAGATGCAATACCTACAAGACCTGCTGCAAGTCCATCCATTCCATCTGTAAGATTTACAGCATTTGAACTACCTACAATCACAAAAATAGCAAAAGGCAGATAAAATATTCCTAAATCAATAAGCCACTGTTTGAAAAATGGAATACTTAAAACAGTTGTATAAGGGTCCTTTGGGTTGAAATAAAGAAAAAGAGTTACAGAAGAAGCAAGTAATAACTGAGCAAACAATTTATATCTACCTGGTAATCCTTTGTAATTTTTTCTTGTAATTTTTAGATAATCATCTATAAATCCTATTAAGCCAAAACCTAAGAAACTAATTATCATAATCCACATATAGTGATTCTTTAAATTTCCCCACATAAGCACGGCAACTAAGACTGAAGCAGTTATTATTATACCGCCCATTGTAGGTGTGCCTTCTTTTTTAAGATGTGTTTTAGGACCATCATCTCTTATATGCTGTGTAAGACTTAATTTTTTAAGCCATCTTATGCATGGTGGAGCAATGATGAATGTAAAAAAGAAAGATGTAAGGATAGCAAGCATTGTTCTGAAAGTAATATATTTGAAAACATTTAATCCAGAAATATAGTCACTTAAACTGTAAAGAATCTCATAAAGCATTACTATCTCCCTTCTTTCAAAATCTCAAGAATCTTCTCCAGCTTCATAGCCCTTGAACCTTTGATTAAAACAATTTCAGAACCCTTGAGTTCTTTTTTTAAAAACTCTGCCGCCTGTATAGGATCGTTAAAAACATATCCATTAACATATCTTAATGCATTTTTTATAAACTTTCCCACTCCAATAAAAATATCTATCCCCATCTCATTTACCCATTTACCAACTTCTTCATGAGCTAAATCTGTAAATTCTCCAAGTTCGAGCATATCTCCTAAAACAGCAACTGTCCGTCTACCTTTTTTCCTTCTTGTAAGCTCCTGCAATGCGACTTTCATTGAAGAAGGATTGGCATTGTAAGCATCAAAAAATATTTCAACTCCATTAATTTTGATTATTTCTCCACGCATCTTCACAGAAGTGAAACTTTCTGTAATCTGTTGTATAGAACATTTAGATATACCTAAAAAAGTAGCAACAGCAATCGCTCCTGTAAGATTGTAAATATTATAAATCCCCACTAAAGGAGTTTTAACTGCAAAGGCTGCAATATCACTATAAAAATCAAATTCAACATGATCATTATAAAAATTAATGTTTTCAGCTCTAAAATCACATTCTTTGCTCATTCCGAATGTCAAAATTTGTCCGCTGTATCTTTTAAGCCCATCCATTAGGAATTTATCATCTCCATTGGCAAAAACTGTTTTAACATAAGGAAGTATTTCTAATTCTCCCTCTCTTACTCCTTGAATTGAACCAAAGCCTTCAATATGTTCATATCCAATATTTGTAATCAATGCATAATCTGGATATACTATATCGCAAAGCTCTTTTATATCACCAGGTCTATTTGTTCCAAGCTCAAGAACCATAATTTCAGTATTGTTTTCAATCCTGCTGATGCAGAGCGGAACTCCGATGTTATTATTAAAATTTCCCTCAGTTTTAAGAATTTTGTATTTTTTTGATAAAAAACTGGCAATCAATTCCTTTGTTGTTGTCTTACCATTGCTTCCTACAACTGCGATAATCTTTCCCTTAAATTTTTTTCTTAAATATCCTGCTAAATTTTGTAAAGACTTAAGAGTGTCATCCACTATAACTACTGTTTTATTTTTAAAATCCATGCCTTCATTTTTTGAAACTACTGCACCAGAAGCCTTAATCAAAGCTTCATCTACAAATTCATGTCCATCTTTTTTTGAACCTTTCAATGCAAAAAAAAGATCATTCTTGCCAATTGTTCTTGTATCAATTGATGCTTCTTTAAATATCTCATTTCCTTTTGAAACTAATTTTCCTCCTGTAGCTATCAATAAATCGTCAAGGGTAAACATAATGAATTACCTCAACTCTCTTAAGGCTTTTACAAGAATTTCTCTATCGCTGAAAGGATATCTTTTCCCTTTTATTTCCTGATAATCTTCATGTCCTTTGCCAGCAACAATTAGAATGTCTCCCTTTTTACATATCTTTGTTCCTATATATAAACTCATGGTTCTGTCAGGAACAACAATGTAGTTGTCTTTTAAAATACCTTCTTCAATTTCTTTGATTATTTCTCTTGGTTCTTCCCATCTCGGATTGTCTGAGGTAAGAATTACATAATCACTTAATTCAGTAGCAATTTTACCCATCTGGGGTCTTTTTCCTCTATCCCGATTTCCACCACAACCGAAAACTGTTACTATCTTTCCATTTTTTGATATCTCTTCTTTAAGTTTTCTTACACTTATAAGCAATCTTTCAAGAGCATCTGGTGAATGAGCATAATCAACAAAAACAAGAAAATCCTGTCCTTCATCAACTCTCTCAAATCTTCCATCTGGAGAATGAGCATCTGAAATCGCAGATTCAATAATATCAAAGGGAATATTCAAAGCTACAGCAACTGATACTGCGGAAATAACATTATAAATATTAGGAATACCTAAAAGATGAGTTTTTACAACTAATTCCTTTTCCTTCTTAATATGAAGATTAATCTCTGTCTCTTTAAAGTTTAGTCTGTAGTTTTTAACATAAATATCTGCCTGAGGATTTTCTATTGAGTAAGTAATTTTTTTAGTGTTCAACTGTTCTGCCAACCTTCTTCCATAGACATCATCAAAATTGATAACCGCAACTCCTTCGTTTTTAAGCAACTCAGTAAATAGCCTTTTTTTAGCATTGAAGTAATCTTCCATATCTTTATGAAAATCAAGATGGTCCCTTGAAAGATTTGTAAATACTGCGATATCAAATTTTGTGTAATCAACTCTCTTTAAAGCAAGAGCATGCGAAGACACCTCTGTAATGACATATTCTACGCCTTTGACGAGCATTTCATGGAGAAGCTCTTGAAACTCAGGAGCTTCTGGAGTTGTGTGAACAGCAACTTTCTCCTCATTGTCAATCAAATATTTTATTGTTCCAATAACTCCGGTTTTTTTGTCATATCTTTTGAGTATTTCTCTTATAAGATATGATGTTGTTGTTTTTCCATTTGTGCCTGTTATTCCAATAATTTTAAGTCTTTCAGATGGATTTCCATAAAATTTTGAACTAATCCATGAAAGAGCGTCTCTTGAATCATTAACACCTATCCATGTAACATCTGCATACTCGGAAGGCATAAAGTGTCCTGTCTCATAAACAACAGCTTTTGCTCCTTTTTTTATTGCTTCCTCAATAAAAAAATGCCCATCTGCTTTCTGTCCTGATACTGCAAAAAAAAGACTTGCTTCTTTTACATCCTTAGAATTATAGGTTATGTAATCTATATTTTTGTTTATATCTCCCTTAACATTAAAATCACTCCTTAAAAGTTCTTTTAAAATCATTCTTTTGCTACCACAACCTTTCTATTGGTTTCATTTTCAAATGTAACAACAAGTCCTTTTTCTTTAGCATCATCTCTTGGAATATTAAGATAAGCCATAGCTTCATCAGAAATTGCTTTAAATACTGGTGCAGCAACAACTCCTCCATAATGAGCTCCCTTAGGGTCATGAATAACAACTATCATTGCTATACGGGGATTATCTGCTGGAATAAATCCGACAAAAGAGCTTACAAATCTATCTTTTGAATATCTACCTGTTTTAGGGTCATACTTCTGAGCTGTTCCTGTTTTCCCTGCAACATTATTACCATCAAGCTTTGCTTGAGTTGCTGTTCCGCCTTCTTCTGTAACTTTTTTCAATATATCTCTCATTATCTTTGCTGTTTTTTCAGATACTATTTTTTCTCTCTGTATAACAGCCTTATACAGAATATTTCCTTCTGACGAACGAATTTCAGAAACTACAAATGGCTTTACAAGATAACCACCATTTGCAATAACAGAATAAGCTCTCAAAACCTGAATGGCTGTAACTGCCACTTCCTGCCCGATTGGAATAGCTCCTATTGATGTGCCTGACCATTTTTGAGTAGGTCTTATATAACCTGCCATTTCTCCAGGAAGGTCTATCCCTGTCTTTTCACCAAAACCAAATTTCTTTATATATTGATAAAGCTTTTCCTTACCAAGCATCATCGCAATTTTTATTGTACCAACATTTGAAGACTTTTGAATAACTTCTTCAAAAGTAAGAACTCCGTGTCTGTGGGCATCTTTTATTTTTTTACCCCATACTTCTATATATCCCTGAGAGCAATCAAATTTAGTGTATGGCTTTACAATACCTTCTTCTAATGCTGCGGTTGCTGTAACTATCTTAAAGGTTGAACCTGGTTCATATAAATCTGTTAATGCACGATTTCTTATTATACCAATATTTTTTATGAATTTTAAATTATTTGGATCATATGTTGGTCTGTTTGCTAAGGCAAGAATCTCTCCTGTAAATGGATCCATCATTATGGCAATTCCTGAAGAAGCTTGCCATTTTTTTACTGCTTCCTCAAGATATTTTTCAACAATGTATTGCAATCCTTCATCAATGGTTACAAAAATATCATTTCCTTTTATATCTTTCAAGCTTCCATCAGAAAGTTTTTTTCCTCTGGCATCTACTGAAACTACTTTTGAGGATTTTTCTGCTTTAAGATATTTGTCATACTGCCTTTCTAATCCTTCCATGCCTTGTTCATCAATATTGA
The Thermodesulfovibrio yellowstonii DSM 11347 DNA segment above includes these coding regions:
- the mraY gene encoding phospho-N-acetylmuramoyl-pentapeptide-transferase, giving the protein MLYEILYSLSDYISGLNVFKYITFRTMLAILTSFFFTFIIAPPCIRWLKKLSLTQHIRDDGPKTHLKKEGTPTMGGIIITASVLVAVLMWGNLKNHYMWIMIISFLGFGLIGFIDDYLKITRKNYKGLPGRYKLFAQLLLASSVTLFLYFNPKDPYTTVLSIPFFKQWLIDLGIFYLPFAIFVIVGSSNAVNLTDGMDGLAAGLVGIASIVNAVLLYISGHAVFAKYLYVLYIPGTGELAVFCGAMLGACLGFLWYNSYPAEVFMGDVGSLSLGGALGSLAVITKHEIVLALVGGIFVVEALSVILQVGYFKLTNGKRIFRMAPLHHHFELKKWPEPKVIVRFWIIGIILALLSLLTLKLR
- a CDS encoding UDP-N-acetylmuramoyl-tripeptide--D-alanyl-D-alanine ligase, with the translated sequence MFTLDDLLIATGGKLVSKGNEIFKEASIDTRTIGKNDLFFALKGSKKDGHEFVDEALIKASGAVVSKNEGMDFKNKTVVIVDDTLKSLQNLAGYLRKKFKGKIIAVVGSNGKTTTKELIASFLSKKYKILKTEGNFNNNIGVPLCISRIENNTEIMVLELGTNRPGDIKELCDIVYPDYALITNIGYEHIEGFGSIQGVREGELEILPYVKTVFANGDDKFLMDGLKRYSGQILTFGMSKECDFRAENINFYNDHVEFDFYSDIAAFAVKTPLVGIYNIYNLTGAIAVATFLGISKCSIQQITESFTSVKMRGEIIKINGVEIFFDAYNANPSSMKVALQELTRRKKGRRTVAVLGDMLELGEFTDLAHEEVGKWVNEMGIDIFIGVGKFIKNALRYVNGYVFNDPIQAAEFLKKELKGSEIVLIKGSRAMKLEKILEILKEGR
- a CDS encoding UDP-N-acetylmuramoyl-L-alanyl-D-glutamate--2,6-diaminopimelate ligase, encoding MILKELLRSDFNVKGDINKNIDYITYNSKDVKEASLFFAVSGQKADGHFFIEEAIKKGAKAVVYETGHFMPSEYADVTWIGVNDSRDALSWISSKFYGNPSERLKIIGITGTNGKTTTSYLIREILKRYDKKTGVIGTIKYLIDNEEKVAVHTTPEAPEFQELLHEMLVKGVEYVITEVSSHALALKRVDYTKFDIAVFTNLSRDHLDFHKDMEDYFNAKKRLFTELLKNEGVAVINFDDVYGRRLAEQLNTKKITYSIENPQADIYVKNYRLNFKETEINLHIKKEKELVVKTHLLGIPNIYNVISAVSVAVALNIPFDIIESAISDAHSPDGRFERVDEGQDFLVFVDYAHSPDALERLLISVRKLKEEISKNGKIVTVFGCGGNRDRGKRPQMGKIATELSDYVILTSDNPRWEEPREIIKEIEEGILKDNYIVVPDRTMSLYIGTKICKKGDILIVAGKGHEDYQEIKGKRYPFSDREILVKALRELR
- a CDS encoding peptidoglycan D,D-transpeptidase FtsI family protein, giving the protein MQKRVILLKIMLLVCFASIIFRLGLIMFVEHQVYFSRAKIQQIKKEEIIPKRGNIYDRMGRELAVSLEKESLFIDPSSLKSDETINILKSYIKVNAEQIKTQSEKNIRFLWLERKVDHAVAEKIKALKIEGVGSVPEGARFYPNGFLASHVIGFVNIDEQGMEGLERQYDKYLKAEKSSKVVSVDARGKKLSDGSLKDIKGNDIFVTIDEGLQYIVEKYLEEAVKKWQASSGIAIMMDPFTGEILALANRPTYDPNNLKFIKNIGIIRNRALTDLYEPGSTFKIVTATAALEEGIVKPYTKFDCSQGYIEVWGKKIKDAHRHGVLTFEEVIQKSSNVGTIKIAMMLGKEKLYQYIKKFGFGEKTGIDLPGEMAGYIRPTQKWSGTSIGAIPIGQEVAVTAIQVLRAYSVIANGGYLVKPFVVSEIRSSEGNILYKAVIQREKIVSEKTAKIMRDILKKVTEEGGTATQAKLDGNNVAGKTGTAQKYDPKTGRYSKDRFVSSFVGFIPADNPRIAMIVVIHDPKGAHYGGVVAAPVFKAISDEAMAYLNIPRDDAKEKGLVVTFENETNRKVVVAKE